The Silene latifolia isolate original U9 population chromosome X, ASM4854445v1, whole genome shotgun sequence genome contains the following window.
agaagatcgaaaaatgggcacaaaggttcatacctgacgacctcggccaccgacgagtgcctcaatggccgtagctcgtagccggttggccaccctccatagtgccacgaaccgagatggcgcgacctgcatttcaaaaggaaattctcagcaaattaaacaaattcagtcaaacgtgttcttacacgaaaactatgcaaaatgggaactcaccctccgaatcagatgctgccagtcatccaggccagcatccgtcacagctacgtcaaagtcacgtaactcagagatcgtcgtcctcccagtagcgtcagtgtactcgagggtctcggggtactctgggggctcgatgcccgccgcctcaacctcctacaaggacaaaacaactctcgttaatcgatgatccttcgtcgtaattttcaaaatcaaatcaacaagaaaacaaaggatactcaccactaccggccaataggccaacctcccgtaaaggaacgccgagtaatcctcctcagggagaagaaggtcgtcgccactggcaccggccaggtccgcctccctctcagcctcagaaggctccctaaacatcgtcctaggaggatcgacgggaaccgtcaacgcgccccgaaagcaccgacgagctaaccgctcacCCGGATACcatacgggacccatcgacgtccacaacagccgACTCGAACTCCTAGGACGAAGGGTCTCAAAGAACAAAGGGAGGCGCtccggcgtactccgcccaaggtctgggcaccctttgtgacaatatgaaggcaaaggtcattcctatgatcaattgaaaacaaaatatgagaagatgtgaatgaatacaaatgggatactcacgccgctcactgaagggcgttcacatcccgccggtagacattgtgagaagaacgcttgctcttcgtccggcacataacccaatccctcaccacgggataggccctctccaacggctccgtcctcttgggcgcgaggtccggaaagtaagagtacacccacgcctgtaaaacagaatagtcaatgacgatctttcgatctttgataaaagaaaggaatttacgttgatctaaaggaaggttcatacctccaacaaagaGCCGGGTCCGACGgcgccgggagaagtccccttctccatcatcTCTCGgggcgaaccatggccctcataaagcggatgaggaccgcaaaaccagcaaagtgacccggccccaacgccctaaggaactcgggtcgaaagaaaggggagaagcttcgtcgacagcctctcacccttgtctccgaggtaaatcgaagacaagaaccaccaaagcccgGCACGAGCCCTGCGCTCgggcagtacaaggaggaggagccgtctccctcccgtcgatcaccaccgatgtcggggtcttccccgcgaagtaatctcgaacataggtactgggtaccaaacccggcaccgcaacagccttcggcgacaagttccagccgatcaacctcctcgcctcggccgaatccgccctcatgccagcctccggccacaccatctcctcagtcccacacggcagaccagaaatcatgccgtagtcctccaaggtgactcccacctcaccaaaaggcaggtgaaatgtggaagtcgtatcccagaatcgatccaagaaagcgcgaaccaagctaaggttggcccgcaacttcctcttcacgatatccctccaaacctggACCAGAGGACCAAatgctccgcgctcgatcatggccctctcctcctccgacagccgctcgtagtgctccatcgccgtcgtataccccgagaacgaccggatgttcccggcctcctatcatgatttgaaacaaagctatctttagttttggaataaatttggaagagatttgaacaaaaacggaaaaggataggtaaagagttagggaattcctatttaccaagctcttcaccgtcctgtaggacaagtgaccctctgcagcccacacaaggtgcctactctcccaggtctcggcccacgcaggagcGCCTCTCGGTGGcgacccctcgtccgaggtgggcccgtctcggaatctcctcctcgtcaATGACCTCCTCCTCGGGGACCTCCTCGCAGCtgaccatcaccgcggcggtgaaggctcgctctaaagcctcctcaacagcggCGTCTatatccatgggatctctcccggaagaagaagaagcatcgtcaccgcaacgattaaagcaaatccaaagccgcgtcacatgacgacaagcccttgttaagtagcatttcgagccttcaaggcccagaaatcgcccctttccggccatccttggccatgttcccgccaaacccaatcactcatgtgatgaatagggtcaagtcaagtcaaagtcaaagcctagttccgagttcgagtcgaaaattcggcagcatttcgctataatggcgattatgccctaaaaagtgtcctgcaaaagttgtcacaaaccaaatttccgagatgacaggaagtttacccatcatccaagggtccctactatcaaatttcatcacaaatgggcaatcctaaggccatttttgaagcaattttcgatcTAGTCAGTAAAActagtctcaaaattcgctcaagggctcaaaacttgatgaaaattcgaagtaaatacatggttatgttcctaacattgcctactactcgtttctagtatcaatttggcatgacaaatccatttgggggaaaagccccaaattttcgatcaattgggtcgaaaaccctaatgttcgcagctcaaaattcgacaaatatggaagattaatgcaagattaaagcacatacctcgattagtcatattttaagcaagcttttgaatccaaccttgatagaaatggtgaagatttgagagagaaattgaaggatttgtgtttcgaatgaaatgaaataaaacctttctgatttcgcgtttttacgcggaattcTTTGAATTGGGAAAAGAGAGACgaagcaggcgctgcgcctcttccaagagacgcagctcttgctgcgcctcttcctttgtttccctcctgttggattttcaaaaatccgttatgagttcgttactcgtgggcccatctttggtgcgcctcttcctcgatgacattttatcactttggtccgtttcgacgatttcctttcgttccggcccgcattttatccagtgcgacaatatttcgcagtattgtccgagttcattttatcccgcgcagcagtatttcgcagtattgctcaaccattttgtctggcgcagtagtatttcgcagtactgctcactcgagactttcttccatgacgattaagatgttcctagtcgtcaaatcattttatccagcgcagtagtattttgcagtactgctcactcaagactttccccgacgatcaagatgttcctagtcgtcgacatattccccaacaagagttcgcttgagaccgacgcaagcagattcaacttccAAATTTCGCCAGAATTCGctcgagaccgacgcaagcggattcccacagcagtttctaccaacgtcctgctgctttcaatatctcttattccccgcgaagatcgattaagtctcaggtatgatctcttcttatggctggcgagcctccttacgtagtctaatggactctaaaatgttcccgacgacaggtccttggttcagaccccttgaaccgcctcgcgtcgccatagtcgtcaggttgtaatcttcgattgacctgatggctatactttgactttcgccttgtccaagcctcggtcaaagtgggggctcagagacacctcgtttcgcacccctcgcaaaccacccggtgatgattgggccgcatgtttgattcgcggaacgattagtgacagttcgtaagattatcgtcaagtgattgctcaaatataaatgtcaacctcttagttgtcatctacgtgccgatacggtcgttttggcagtaattagagtacattcggagtccgggtcaaaaaccgtctccattttctcgatatttgttaaatcccgagtcgaatgttggaatgttccggatatttctattccatattcatcaaattttatcttttggcaaataatatcccgtaatattcaaaagataatcaaattaaatccgtcctaccataactaaaacgcggaaatctttcttagcggGAGGAAACCCCCGGGAACAAAGCgcggcactgctgcgcctcttccaagagacgcagtggctgctgcgcctcttcccaggcccttctttgcatgatttacgtatcttttttatatctttccgagattcacttccaaagagtctccgaaaccctattccttcacgtgattagtataaataggagctttcgttcctcatatttctcacgcgagtgtccgcccttctcttctccctttgcattctagacttcgttcttactaattggcgcctacgtgcttggacttccgaccacgtaagctcggatctttccgggtaccagcctctccgttgcatgaccgaccaatttgaccactacactcaatcaatctaattaatcaacttgttaaatcgttttcctcttacgagggcactctttccttgcattcgcgtcgagcatcactaatcgattttcttagttcttctcgttccgtcaacatgtaagtctgagggtgtaatctctccttttatttattgtattttatttatcgtatcacaattgtaaggtttatgtcgaaagtactcattaaaaccgatttctaaaaccgtctttaaaacctgtttttgcggattccCGATAGAtagacagtcgagaaaagacgcagcaactgctgcgcctcttcaaaggagcgcagcacctgctgcgcctcttcatgaggctgccgcagttcctgcttcttttcttcttcttcgtcctctgtaattcgtctctcgtttttttttatttgctttcaattgttttctgttaattcgttcacatgatccttaataaattattcattcatcattaatatgttttattcattgttgttccgacttaaatcctagataatcgatatttacgggttttttgtCATTAATGTTCAAACCCGGATTCTTAGGGATTCAATCTgtccatattgagtttctgagattcgtcattgatatatttgcatccgtaTTCATTGATATTTCGTCATTGTGTAGTTtgtttcaccgatgtcactaattaatcgttcattaacatcgacccttcacatgtttaatccgtcttatttccgtctcattcatgtttattgttttatgactcaaatcacatgttaaataatctgtaaatcactttcatccgggtACATAAAttaaatcaatccattaaattcaTCAACTGACATTAAcaattgcagttccggcttcacagccagaattcgtCCTTGGAAgccagacgcaaagaatcgctgcgcctcttccaaagggcgcgatgttCTCTTGCTGTTCCAGACGACTTCGTCCCCGAACTCCTTTTTCGCCTTGACCtatattaattagtttacgtatcaattaactaatattcgtaatatcgctaattcctgttcgttgatttgttattttattcttttattcgttttatcaaatcatccgttttaaaggtattttcgacataaatcaattaaatccattgtaattattgtaattttcattattgtaatttataattattgtatttattatttgtatGTGTCCACATGTAAACCAACATTAAATCCCACTTCGACCCTaattgtttgcctaattaattgttcaccgacttagtcttaattcacatgctaggattaatctatggatgttgcattgcatgcatatagccgacgatatatcaagtacgaataaacttccctaatcattagtagaggccgctatcgaggcgggcgggattaggtgttcgatcaaaagagcttcctaatacgtaccctcaccccttactccagatctccgtgagcacccgtgttcattggcatccgcgagagtcattctagacatagaatgctaagggtaacgattgcttagtgttcatgtcactactttgtgtcttgacatgacacgaggtattcgaacggttccaatttcccataaaaattggtggcgactccatacaaaatgcaaacgcttgttttcgagccccttcactcccaagcgcccccgtgggcggcccgctgtccacagatggcaccttttgaagctttgtatggccggaaatgccgaagtccagtttgttgggatgatagttccgagacggtggttttagggccacaacttgttcaagatatggttgagaaaatccagttaattcggcaaaagatgagagcagctcaagatcgtcagaagagctacgccgacttacaccgcaaggacattgagtttacggtaggtgacaaggttcttttaaaagtgtcacctatgcgaggtgttatgaggtttgggaaaaagggtaagctaagccaaaagtttatagggccttatgagattttggaccgtgttggcgaggtggcctacaggttagcgttaccaccagctttggatagggtgcataatgtttttcatgtatctcaacttcggaagtatgtgagcgatccgtcgcatatccttgaaatggagaacatcgagcttgatgaatccttgtcctacgccgagattcctaaggagattcttgattgcaaggttcgtaagacccggaatggtgagacggtcttactcaaggtcctttggtctaatcataatgtggaggaagccacatgggaacccgaggaagctatgcgagaatgttttcctaacctttttgatcaggtatgtttggttacggggacgtaaccgttgtctttttaggggggtaggagatggtcgcggtcttgttttgttttgtttgttgttttgctttgagttgGGATAATGATtttttttgtggtgacttgtatagttccttggtgttgttatatgtggttagtatagtcttgtgctgtagtgttgtgttttgttttatagtagagtgtgaacttcgggacgaagttctttttaaggggggaagattgtaacactacgggttttctttggtgactactcgaccgagtagagcctactcggccgagtagtgctgttgctAGGGCTGTAAATGAACTGAGCCTGCTCGACAAGCCCTCgggatcggctcggtcaaagctcggctcgagatcggtcaaactgagctcgagctcgggctcgaaCTAAGCTGAGCCCAAACCGAGCCGAGCTTGAGCACACTAAGGCTCGGCTTGGGAGCTCGTTTGAGCTcgttatttttaaaattacttaatgtttttcaatatatttacttaaattgtatcaattttaaaataaataaattaaaatattagtttataagataaaattacataataactgTTATTATAAGCTAACAAAAAAATAATATTCtcgtttgaatttgaatttttaaataaaaaattactttataattaaaataatgctcaaaaaaatAGTACGCAAACAAAGCTCGGGCTCGGGTTCGGGCTCGTAAAATATTATATGAGCCGATCCCGAGCCTTGATTTCAAGAACTCGGGTTCGGACTCGAACTCGACTTTTACAATATGAGCCGAGCTCGATCATAGgtaagctcgagctcggctcggctCGCTTACACCCCTAGCTGTTgctgtgagttgttttggttctgccgatgaatactcggccgagtatagtgaatactcgaccgagtagcggatactcggccgagtataactttactcgaccgagtattcggtctggcgagtattattttgacggtttgattagggagtgtttaagattattttatatcccgcgtcagttttcaaaacatcatttcaacttcatcatttctacgttaaccctaatctctccctaatcactccatATTCATTCCATAGCCTTGTTGTTTGTGAAACCTTCGGAGTCCTTGCGTAcaattcctcatcctactgttggtaagttttattctatgttatttgtattcgttggggttactgtatatttacggaattgggaatatgggggttgtacaatgtgtaattgtgtgatatgattatggtataggagaagacttcgtagaggagcctttctaagTGTTCAAGTTCATTTCCACTGTTGaattctaaggtagggtttccctactcagtttactattctttgtaagacatgttgttgtgattattgttatctgttgatcatcggagtatggagattgttgtgacgatgttggtgtgaggggattgagatggctgtgatgtcatgtgattgtgattgtggtggagtcacttgcgggagtggcttcacaccctagttcgccctccgtggaacccgccacgggaggggatgtgcacattaagggacaaggattattgtcgctcgttgaggagctggactaggtgggatcggctgcggtcacccactggcggcgagggttacctgttgcgatgggtaatctggcagggctacacactttggtgtgtagtcggttactgtgggaGATTGAatgattgggaattggtgatgatcagttgatttctCTGCTTGTTTGtcttaatatttgagtaatactgaccccgttgttgtttgtggaatctgctgtgattcattcggggatggtgagcaggcttgacaggtattgctagtgtgagcttggggattGTCATGGGAGATTtgccatcacgagtcatagcatcaccgtccgagtcttagttggatttcctttattgttagactttggagttgtactttgttaaacagtatttgggtttggatgttgtaaactttatactttacagtactttaataaatgtgttcagttccgacgcttttgatatgtactaacctcgggcaaccgagatggtaacacactttcatggtagggtggtcctggtaaggcaccttggtatggggggtgttacagtcaccctCGGGTGGCTTACCTTGTATAAGTGGTTTGTATGCTATCGAGTACACCCGAGAGTTTACTCAATACGCACCAAAGATAGCGGCTACGGATTCCctcgtcacaaaaaaaaaaaagaaaaaaaaaatccccGTCGTTGATCAACTTTTTCATTCCTATATATAGAATTGAATAATCATTTGTATTACAAATATGAAGTAATATAATTGACGAGGTAATAATGTTTCTTTCATTTTTAAGAGAATAGTAGATACATGAGTATGAAGTTTCGTGAAAAAATGAGTTGCACTCATATTACTACAACATTGCTAGATTCAATATAACCTACATGTAAATTGTAGAACAAACTATTTTTATCTGACtaattattttatattgtatATGTATTGAACATTTTATTACAAAATTTCAAGTTAATAAATATGTCTCATTGACAAGGCCGTTTTCGATATTTTGGGGGCATGTGCAAAGTTTAAAAAGTAGGCCcctgaaaatattttttttacatAATATATGACATAAATTTGTAAAAAGTTATTAAAAACCCGTTATAAACGCAATTTTTTAACAAGACAAGAAACCCTCGGATTTTCATAGCTAAAAACACTAATACACAAAAATAAATACAAGAAGGAATGTTGGTAAGATGGTTCTATCCTCATATTTATGGTGTATGGTTTGGGGTTCGAATCCAACCAATTTAAACATTTCATATATTTGTTTTgagttaaaaataaataaaacttaaAACTACTAATATAGAGGATCGAACACGAGATCTTTGAGATAAAAGCCAAGTGTCACGGTCCGAACTTTGAGTCGGGTCGTGGAGCGCACCCTTGTCTAAACTCACGACAAGAATGCTagcgagagcgtcaagcactagtgtttgtcaagcactagagcattcgtaatcggtctcgctTTGCGTGTGTCGGGATCCTAGTTTCGATCATCAACGGTCGACACACACATGCTTGTTAGTAAGTTGTGAAGGTAGGAGTCGTTCATAAGAATGCAAGCAACAAGCAATAAGAAAGCAATGGGGTGGAAAGTAGATTGATTGACTACTACTccccaaagagggaaatttgatattacaaacttggtagcaggaaacattaaATGTGCAGAATAGAGATACGTTTTCTAAACGCCTAAAAACATTGAACAAGAACTACCTCTAACAATGCAATTTAGAG
Protein-coding sequences here:
- the LOC141620918 gene encoding uncharacterized protein LOC141620918 translates to MFREPSEAEREADLAGASGDDLLLPEEDYSAFLYGRLAYWPVVEVEAAGIEPPEYPETLEYTDATGRTTISELRDFDVAVTDAGLDDWQHLIRRVAPSRFVALWRVANRLRATAIEALVGGRGRQDTYMMQEWSYIPVGGSLPSTEQRNLAFGALQAWCIQPQAGYKLA